In one Elstera cyanobacteriorum genomic region, the following are encoded:
- a CDS encoding phosphatase PAP2 family protein — MRAMLLFCAAALLGALFLAVPEIDLAVAALGYQPGAGFVLGQSFPFQALHDAVPALVLLIPAGALLGWFSRRLPGRQALFLILAVAVGPGLLANTILKDNWGRARPSHLVEFGGTKQFTPPLIPADQCPKNCAFVSGDAAGGFAFLAPALLAPLAWRRRAVYAALATGAIFGANRILQGGHFLSDVIFAGFFVGGAIWALHWAMIAPGGAGLRAFLARQTRTPGLRYRLYAICVLPLIPVSILAFDRSIALWARGLPEPVKQGFTAITDIGLGVWWLVGSALITVWCALMVWRAADPGTRQRWKERLGTPAFFFAACASAGIVNSALKALIGRTRPRLFFDQGLYTFSPPATKAVYVSMPSGHTTMIFAVATAFALMLPRRWGWAAYAGAAVIAFSRVATNAHWLADILAGSLVGTGMALLCHRLFVTKGWRVPK; from the coding sequence ATGCGCGCCATGCTTCTTTTCTGCGCCGCCGCGTTGCTGGGGGCGCTATTCCTCGCCGTTCCCGAGATCGACCTAGCCGTCGCCGCGCTTGGGTATCAACCCGGCGCGGGGTTCGTTCTCGGTCAGAGTTTCCCGTTCCAAGCCTTGCACGATGCCGTGCCGGCATTGGTGCTGCTGATCCCCGCCGGGGCGCTGCTGGGTTGGTTCAGCCGCCGTCTGCCGGGGCGTCAGGCGTTGTTCTTAATCCTCGCGGTCGCCGTGGGGCCAGGGCTGCTCGCCAATACGATTCTGAAAGATAATTGGGGCCGCGCCCGCCCTTCGCATCTTGTCGAATTTGGTGGCACCAAACAGTTCACCCCGCCGCTGATCCCCGCCGACCAATGCCCAAAGAACTGCGCTTTCGTCTCCGGCGATGCTGCTGGGGGCTTTGCCTTCCTCGCCCCGGCCCTACTCGCCCCCTTGGCATGGCGGCGGCGGGCGGTGTACGCGGCGCTGGCGACCGGGGCGATTTTCGGCGCGAACCGCATTCTGCAAGGCGGGCATTTTCTGTCGGACGTGATCTTCGCCGGGTTCTTTGTCGGCGGGGCGATTTGGGCTTTGCATTGGGCGATGATCGCGCCGGGGGGGGCTGGGCTCCGCGCGTTCCTGGCCCGCCAGACGCGCACGCCGGGGCTGCGTTACCGGCTTTATGCCATTTGCGTCCTACCACTGATCCCGGTCTCGATCCTGGCGTTTGACCGCAGCATTGCCCTCTGGGCGCGCGGTTTGCCGGAGCCGGTGAAGCAGGGGTTCACCGCGATTACCGATATTGGTCTCGGGGTTTGGTGGCTCGTCGGTTCGGCATTAATCACGGTTTGGTGCGCCCTAATGGTGTGGCGCGCCGCTGATCCCGGCACCCGCCAGCGCTGGAAGGAACGGCTGGGCACGCCCGCTTTCTTCTTTGCCGCCTGTGCATCGGCGGGAATCGTCAATTCCGCCCTAAAAGCGCTGATCGGGCGGACCCGGCCCCGGCTGTTCTTCGATCAGGGCCTTTATACCTTCAGCCCCCCGGCCACCAAGGCGGTCTATGTTTCGATGCCGTCCGGCCATACGACGATGATCTTCGCCGTCGCCACCGCGTTCGCACTTATGCTGCCGCGCCGCTGGGGTTGGGCCGCTTACGCAGGCGCGGCCGTCATCGCCTTCAGCCGGGTTGCGACGAATGCCCATTGGCTGGCGGATATTCTGGCAGGGTCGCTGGTCGGCACCGGCATGGCGCTGCTGTGCCACCGGCTGTTCGTGACAAAGGGGTGGCGCGTGCCTAAGTAA
- a CDS encoding ArnT family glycosyltransferase, whose protein sequence is MIRLLRQTPHSPVPGPSPSRRPGEETRWQRWRAQAGPWAGLIALCLVLFLPGMMTLPPFDRDEARFAQASRQMIESGDYIRISFQHEPRNKKPIGIYWAQAASAHLFGGKDAPIGAYRLPSMLAAMAAVLLLFAGLRRQTDPATAFLAASLLAATLLTVVEAHLAKTDASLLACTVGALMALLRAYRPLDGETALPLRYVALFWGALGAAILVKGPVVPMVVGATILALGFSDKAWAWLKRLRPVLGLPLTVLIVAPWTLAILSQPGSGSATAGGNFFVDAIRGDLLPKLVGSQEGHGAPPGFYLALLAVTFFPGTLLLIPAARAAWRERFDPLVRFALAWVLPSWLLFELIPTKLPHYVLPLYPALALLVARFAATAAAESIGHWSARLSQALWALVALVLAAVTVALGLYFDQELNPIALIGAAIFVIGAGLTLRWIWRGSAAHALVTAVTVVALGYGVLLSAVLPASSGFFLSRGLAAMAESLHPGARLAAAGYAEPSLVFLTETTTRLTDAETAAQLLADRQVDLALIGDRDITKFRAAADAAGLTVDALAIERGFNYSKGRWVTVTFFRRAA, encoded by the coding sequence ATGATCAGACTGCTGCGCCAAACACCCCATTCGCCCGTTCCTGGGCCGTCGCCGTCGCGCCGTCCGGGCGAAGAAACGCGTTGGCAACGGTGGCGCGCGCAGGCGGGGCCGTGGGCGGGGTTAATCGCCCTCTGCCTCGTGCTGTTCCTGCCGGGAATGATGACGCTGCCGCCGTTCGACCGCGACGAGGCGCGCTTCGCCCAGGCCAGCCGCCAGATGATCGAAAGCGGCGACTATATCCGGATCTCCTTCCAGCACGAGCCGCGCAATAAGAAACCGATCGGTATCTATTGGGCACAGGCGGCCTCCGCCCATCTCTTCGGCGGGAAAGATGCCCCCATCGGCGCCTATCGCCTGCCGTCGATGCTGGCCGCGATGGCGGCGGTGCTGCTGTTGTTCGCGGGTTTGCGACGCCAGACCGACCCGGCCACCGCCTTTCTGGCCGCCTCGCTGCTTGCGGCGACGCTGTTGACCGTGGTGGAAGCCCATCTGGCGAAAACCGATGCCAGCCTGCTGGCCTGCACCGTCGGGGCTCTGATGGCGCTGCTGCGCGCCTATCGTCCGCTCGATGGCGAGACTGCCCTGCCGCTGCGCTATGTCGCGCTGTTTTGGGGCGCCTTGGGCGCCGCTATTCTGGTGAAAGGGCCGGTGGTGCCGATGGTGGTCGGCGCCACAATCCTGGCGCTTGGATTTTCCGATAAGGCCTGGGCGTGGCTGAAGCGCTTGCGCCCCGTCCTCGGCTTGCCGCTGACCGTGCTGATCGTCGCGCCGTGGACGCTGGCGATCCTCAGTCAACCGGGCAGTGGCAGCGCGACGGCGGGCGGGAATTTCTTCGTCGACGCCATTCGCGGCGATTTGCTGCCCAAGCTGGTCGGTAGCCAGGAAGGCCACGGCGCCCCGCCGGGCTTCTATCTGGCGCTGCTGGCCGTCACTTTCTTTCCTGGGACGCTGCTGCTGATCCCGGCGGCGCGCGCAGCGTGGCGGGAGCGGTTCGATCCGCTGGTGCGCTTTGCTCTGGCGTGGGTGCTGCCGTCCTGGCTGCTGTTCGAACTCATCCCGACCAAGCTGCCGCATTATGTGCTGCCGCTCTATCCTGCCTTGGCCCTCTTAGTCGCGCGCTTTGCCGCCACGGCGGCCGCTGAGTCGATTGGCCATTGGAGCGCCCGCCTCTCGCAAGCGCTATGGGCTTTGGTTGCGCTGGTTCTAGCAGCGGTTACCGTCGCCCTTGGCCTCTATTTCGACCAAGAACTGAACCCCATCGCCCTAATCGGGGCCGCAATTTTCGTAATTGGGGCCGGGCTGACGCTGCGCTGGATTTGGCGCGGCAGTGCCGCCCATGCCCTGGTGACGGCCGTGACGGTCGTCGCGCTTGGCTATGGGGTGTTGCTGTCGGCGGTCCTGCCCGCAAGCTCCGGTTTTTTCCTCTCGCGCGGGCTGGCCGCAATGGCGGAAAGCCTGCACCCCGGTGCCCGGCTGGCGGCGGCGGGCTATGCTGAACCCAGCCTCGTCTTCCTCACCGAAACCACCACGCGCCTAACCGATGCCGAGACCGCCGCGCAATTATTGGCCGACCGCCAGGTCGATCTTGCCTTGATTGGCGACCGCGACATCACCAAGTTTCGCGCAGCCGCCGACGCCGCCGGGCTGACGGTGGACGCGCTCGCCATCGAGCGCGGCTTCAACTATTCGAAGGGGCGCTGGGTGACGGTGACTTTCTTCCGGCGCGCGGCATGA
- a CDS encoding mitochondrial fission ELM1 family protein, whose amino-acid sequence MSDDKAGTVNQARGLLDRLSLRLPVPPEVTEILAKARVPFRWLPARLWALLGPQTAVRGLQTPLTPPWPDLLIAAGRSAVAPAAAIRRLSRGRTCVVALQNPRLPLAAFDLVIAPIHDNLSAPNLLALDGAPHRVSAARLLDGARDCPPDLAAFYTEATAACAPIAAVLLGGNSARYRFDTETTDRLAGQFAALARAGVRLAITPSRRTPEDAILALRIALAPYRHYWWDGTPPNPYLALLALSDHLLVTADSVSMLSEAASTGKPVHRIDVPGDPGKFARFHARLEELGLVRRFDGTLPGFVPPPFDETDRAAEAVATLLKTRAGGSPRGEKSV is encoded by the coding sequence GTGAGCGACGATAAGGCGGGGACCGTCAATCAGGCGCGCGGGCTTCTTGACCGCTTGAGCCTGCGGCTGCCTGTCCCGCCCGAGGTGACGGAAATCCTGGCGAAAGCCCGCGTGCCCTTCCGCTGGTTGCCCGCGCGGCTTTGGGCATTGCTTGGCCCACAGACCGCCGTGCGCGGGCTCCAGACGCCCCTAACGCCCCCTTGGCCCGATCTGCTGATCGCCGCCGGGCGCAGCGCCGTCGCCCCCGCCGCAGCCATACGGCGGCTAAGCCGCGGGCGCACCTGCGTCGTCGCGTTACAGAACCCGCGCCTGCCGTTAGCGGCGTTCGATCTGGTGATCGCCCCGATCCACGATAATTTGAGCGCCCCGAACTTACTGGCCCTCGATGGGGCGCCACACCGCGTCTCCGCCGCCCGGCTGCTCGACGGCGCGCGCGACTGCCCGCCGGATCTTGCCGCTTTTTATACCGAGGCTACCGCCGCCTGCGCCCCAATCGCCGCCGTGCTGCTTGGGGGCAACAGCGCCCGCTACCGGTTCGATACCGAAACGACCGACCGCCTCGCGGGGCAGTTCGCTGCCCTTGCCCGCGCCGGGGTTCGTCTGGCGATCACCCCATCGCGCCGCACCCCGGAAGACGCGATCCTGGCACTGCGCATCGCCCTCGCCCCCTATCGGCACTATTGGTGGGACGGGACGCCGCCCAACCCCTATCTTGCTCTCCTCGCCCTTTCCGATCATCTGCTGGTCACAGCGGATAGTGTCTCGATGCTGTCGGAGGCGGCGAGTACCGGTAAACCCGTCCATCGTATCGACGTGCCGGGCGATCCTGGCAAATTCGCGCGCTTTCATGCCCGGCTGGAAGAGCTGGGGCTGGTCCGCCGCTTCGACGGCACCCTACCCGGCTTCGTTCCGCCCCCCTTTGATGAGACCGACCGAGCTGCGGAAGCCGTTGCCACCCTGCTGAAAACCCGCGCAGGGGGTTCCCCGCGTGGCGAGAAAAGCGTATGA
- a CDS encoding Lrp/AsnC family transcriptional regulator codes for MRQIKLDRIDRRILRDLQADGRMTNVELAQRVGISAPPCLRRVRALEKAGLIRGYHADINPEALGFGVTVFAQVGLSSQSDQDLRGFEEMVSHWPEVRECALLTGDVDYLLKVVAQDWEDYQRFLTTKLTAAKNVAHVRSALVMRTTKDLPGVPIDIDEADGH; via the coding sequence ATGCGACAAATCAAGTTGGACCGGATCGATCGGCGGATTCTCCGCGATCTCCAGGCCGACGGCCGCATGACCAATGTGGAACTGGCGCAACGGGTCGGCATCTCGGCGCCGCCCTGCCTGCGCCGAGTGCGCGCGCTGGAGAAAGCAGGTCTTATCCGAGGTTATCACGCCGATATCAACCCCGAAGCCTTGGGGTTCGGTGTGACGGTCTTCGCCCAAGTGGGGCTGTCCAGCCAGTCCGATCAGGATTTGCGCGGGTTTGAGGAAATGGTGTCCCATTGGCCGGAAGTGCGCGAATGCGCGCTGCTGACCGGGGATGTCGATTATCTTCTGAAGGTTGTCGCCCAGGATTGGGAAGATTACCAGCGGTTCCTGACGACGAAGCTGACGGCGGCAAAGAATGTCGCCCACGTTCGCTCGGCCTTGGTCATGCGGACGACAAAGGATCTACCCGGCGTGCCGATTGATATTGATGAGGCCGACGGGCACTAA